DNA from Ignavibacteriales bacterium:
GATCCTAGGATATGTCCGGCATCGAGGAATTTCACCATCACTCCATTAGCAACCTGCACTTGTTGTTCATAATTGATACTAATGAATTGTGTCATAGCTGTGGTTACATCCACAACATCATATAACGGCTGTACAAACGGCTCATGCTTTCTTTGGTGTCTCTTATTCACGTATTCAACGTCCCGCTCTTGAATGTATGCGCTATCGTAGAGCATAATATTGCACAAATCGCGCGTTGCCGAAGTGGCATAGATAGGACCGCGATAACCGTTCTTCACAAGATTGGGAAGATTGCCGGCATGGTCAATATGGGCATGCGAGAGAATGACCGCATCAATGTTGGATGGATCGAATGGAAAATTGCGATTCTTTTCGTACGCTTCCGCTCGTTTTCCCTGAAACATGCCGCAGTCGAAAAGAATTTTTGTACCATTCACAGAGACGAGATGCATTGAGCCGGTGACAGTCCGTGCGGCTCCGAGAAATTGAATGTTCATTGGATATTGCTTTCCACAATAGTATGATTCATTGTTTGAAAATAGAAAGAAGAGAGATGAAATGCAAAAGAGGCGATCCTGATTCCAGAATCGCCTCTTCACTGTGTAGGAAGGTATAAGAGATTAATGCTTTACATCGTTTATCCTCTGATCATCATGAAAGCGCTTACTCGATCAACTCTTTCGGCTTACGAACCTAAAAATCATAAATAAAACTGACTTTCGGTTCTACTCGATCTTGTTTTTCAAAGGAACCATCAGCATGTAAGGAGCCATCTGGATATCTGTTTGAGAAGGTACGCTGATAAAGCATTGACACCAATAAATATTTGACAGGTTTGTACCCAATCTCTGCGCTCAGGATAGAAAAATTATCCAATATAAAAACGCGGCCTATTCTTGTTTTATCAAACGCCCCTCGCACAACGATACCGGCGACCTGCGGCAATTGCAATTCTGCATGCAGTATGCCTTGGTTTTTGACGTCATAAGGAGCCTGATAGCCGGCGACGATGTTAAAGGTGTTCAGGACGCTAATAATGATCTCGCCAAAATAACCTCGGTTTGCAGCAACTTGCAAAAGCGTGTCTGATTTACTGAGTCTAGTGACAACATTAAACCGATCATGTTCATATAATGCGTTGAAATAAGCAGGTATATAATTTGCACCATTTATGCGAAATTCATATTTCCCTCTGAGTGTGAGGATTCCCATACCTGAAAGAAACATGTTTATCCCGACGGTAGAGCCATGTCCATAATTGGAGATCTGAGCAAAATCGTAGTACAAGGTCGATTTTAAGAATGAGTAAGATAATATGGGCAACCCAAGATCGAAACCATAGATCGAAAGACCGGCTCTACTCGAGTCAAGGTGTGTGTAATCGGCATACAGGTCCATATCACGTGCATAGGTGACGCCGACTTCAAAGTTGCTGATCACCGGAACCTTCGCAAGACTTGTGAACTTTAAGGGTTTTGCATACCCGCGTAACCCCAAGAGTCCTCTTCCTGTAAAATCGCTGTATACAAATTCGAAACCGAACTTCTCAAAATTGAAATCTAATTCCATTCCTGTTCTCCGCATATCATAGCTTGCACTATTTCGGTAATTATAGATGATCGATCCGTGGCCAAGTAGCGAGTAATCAAGCTGACCGACACGTACGTAGAATGGATCACCTTTTTGCGCCCAGCGAACATAACGAATGATACGGAGATAGTCTTCAAATTTTGAATAATCACCCATGCGTAGCTTCCCCTGCGTATTGAAACGCAAATTGAGATCGAGACCTATGCCGAGCTGTCCGAATGCTACTTCCGGCGTAATGTTGATCAAGTAATACATTTCGCCATCTATGAAAGTGGCGCCAAAGCCCATCGGGATTGTACCACCACTCTTTCCCATCATCGCTGCGGCGGCATTTGGGAGTTGTGCGTTTACGGAGAACGATACAAACATCAGCATCAAGAATATGACAACGAGTATTTTAATTGATTTCATGATTCCTCCTGTTGTTTTTCTGTTCGTTTTCTAAATTCCGAAAAGGATCCGACAAATAAAAACAGCGCCGACCATGCCGGCAAGATCTGCCAGTAACCCGACTGGTACAGCGTGCCGGGAATTTTTAATGTTCACCGCTCCGAAATAAACGGCAAGCACATAAAACGTTGTTTCCGAACTGCCGTACATTGTTGAAGCAAGTACGCCGACGAACGAATCAGGACCATGCGCCTTCATCAACTCTGTCATAATTCCCAATGAACCGCTGCCTGACAGCGGGCGCATGAGCGCCATCGGCAATGTGTCTGCAGGCATACCGATTAAATTTGTGACTGGTGAAATTATCACAACCAGTAAATCCATCGCACCGCTGGCACGGAAAATACCGATAGCAAACAACATTGCTACTAAATAGGGAATGATGCGAATCGCTGTATGAAATCCATCTTTAGCACCTTCCACGAAGACTTCATACACGCGCACTTTCTTCACAAATCCCCAGCCGAGAAACACTGCAATCATCAGCGGAATAGCAAATATAGAAATCAGGTTTATGATGGAACGAAAGAGGTCAGCCATGGCTTTTCCCCTTTGCTGCTTTTCTTTCTTGTTCCAAGTCTTTTTTGTATCTCGGAAGACGCTGAAGAATTTTTGATGCAATCACTCCGGTTATCGTCGCGCATCCCGCACCAAAGATTGCTGTGCCGATAATGATCCCGGGATTTGCAGAACCAGATGCTGCTCGCACTGCAATCGCAGTAGCGGGAATCAAAATTAATCCGCCCGTATTAATTGCAAGGAACGTTACCATTGCGTTTGTTGCAGTACCGGCTTTTGGATTGAGCTTATTCAGTTCCTCCATTGCTTTCAAACCCATCGGTGTTGCAGCGTTGCTGAGGCCGAGCATATTTGCCGCCGTATTCATAATGATCGCACCAATAGCAGGATGATCAGAGGGAACATCTGGAAATAAACGTTTCGTAAGTGGTGCAAGCAATCGTGTAAGCACTTTCACCAATCCGGCTTCCTCTGCAACTTTTATGAGACCAAGCCACAGCGCCATGACACCAATGAGTCCAATTGCAATCTCAACTGCAGTGTTTGCGAAATCGATCGCTGCTTGTGTAATGGCTTTCAATTTCACAAACCGAATCGGTTCCAGTATTATTTTTGCTTTCGCCCAAGATTTGTCGTCAGAAAATACTATGTTCTCCACTTTCCCCGTCAGTTTGTCCTTGGCAGAAGCGGATTTTCCCATTTCTTTCCAATACATCGGTGTTACATCAGTGGACGAAAAAATAAAACTCCCCGTTCCATCTGATAAAAGCGAAATAACAACGGGTTGTTTGACTTCATCAATTTGCGATGTCGTTCCGTAGAAATCGTTGAATTGTTTTGCCGTAAGATAAAACTGCCCTTCCCATCTCATAGCAGTCCCTGATGGTATTTGCGGAGAGAGGAATGTCACTTCCAGCGGCACACCATTTTGGTAGGTGTTTCGTAATTCATCGTTGATATCTTTGCCAACACCAACGATGAGCGCGATGGCAATAAGAAAGAGCCAGATGTAATTTAGCATTACAAATCCCTATGATAGACACTTTAAGCAGACTACATTGAACTCGACGTCAAATTATTCTTTTATATGCAGAAAACCAAACGGAATGTTGAGAATGCGACATCAATCACATTTCGAAAGAAGATAGATGAGAATCAAATATTACAAACGTTCGACGCCTGCGGCTTCAAAGATATTGGTGTATAAAGAATTCCTGAAATCTCTCCAATGAACGCTGTGAGATTTCGAGAACATTTCTTCTTCAAACGAGGGAAAACGCTGAGTAGGTATGCCTATGCAATCAAACTACTTCTTTGATGAAGAAGAGTCGGATGTTTTTTTCCCTTTTCGTACCGCCGGTTTTTTCATCGTAGTCGATTTCTCTACTTTTATTTCGGTTTGCATAGGTATTGATTCAATTTCAATAGGCGCATCTTCATCACTTTGTATTTTTCGTTTGAATCGTTCTTCAAATATTGTGTAGAGAATTGGAATGAAGAACAGTGTCAGTGTTGTCGAAAATGTCAATCCGCCGATGACGGCAATTGCGAGCGGTGCTTGAGTGGATTCGCCGCCCATGCCAATCGCCATGGGAATCAATCCCAACACCGTTGCGAGCGAAGTCATGAGAATTGGCTTAAGTCTCGTTCTGCCGCCGCGGACAACTGCTTCATGGAGCTCAACTCCGGATGCACGCAGTTTGTTTATATAGTCTACTAGTAATATTCCATTACTCACGACAATTCCCACCATAACGATAATGCCTTGCGCAGATGTGACGGAAAGCGTAGTACTAGTCAAAAAGAGCGTCCAGAATACTCCAGCGATCCCGAGCGGAATGGTGAACATGATGATGAAGGGATCAATAAATGATTGGAATTGCGACGCCATCACAACATAGACAAGGAGTATTGCAAGTGCGAACGCGAGTAAAAGTTCGCGGTTCGTTTTCTGCTGCTGCTCAACATTGCCGGTTTGTTTCACTTCAAAACCGAGAGGAATAGTGAGCTGATCAACTTTATTCTGAATATCACTTGCGACGCTTCCTAAATCACGACCTGCAACATTTGCCGTCACTTCTACTAATCGCTGTTGATATTTCCGATCGATCTGGACCGGTGAATTTGCTTTCACGATTGTCGCTATATTCCCAAGGAGTACTTGTTTTCCGCTGTTCGTCGTGATAACAAGTTTTTTCAAATCATCAATCCTCGAACGGTAGTCTTGATCCAAACGTACGAGAATGTCATACTGATTGCCCGTCGTTGGATCAGTAAAAACGGAAGCAACCGTTCCATTCATGCAAGTGTTAATAGTGTTCGAAATATTAGCGACGTTAATGCCAAGAACTCCTGCCTTATCCCGATCTATTTGCACGCGCAATTCAGGGAGATTATCATCCCTTGAAATCTGGACGTCAACCGCACCTGGTGTAGAGCGAACAATACCCAAAATATCCTTCGCCAGCGCTGTTCCTTTTTCTAAATCATATCCTCGTATTTCTACATCAATCGGAGCTGACGATCCAAAATTCATCAAAAATCTCAAGAAACCTCCTTGATCGAGAAACACCGCAGCACCCGGGATTCTTTGAAGTTGTGGGCGTAGTTGTCTGGTAATTTCAAAGACAGATCTGTCGCGTTTGTCTGATGGTACCAGAGCAACCTGTATTCTCGCTGCATGACTTCCTGCATTTCCCCCGCCGCCGCCGCCACCACCGCCTTTTGAGGAGGTAGGGATACCCACATCAACAATCATTGCTTGAACTTCCGGCACATTCTTTTGGATAATCTCTTCAATCAATCTTGCCACTTTGTCTGTATTTTCAACTCTTGAGCCTACCGGAAGTTTGATCGAAACGCTAAATTGACTTTCGTCCTGATCAGGGAAAAATTCTGTTCCGATGAAGGCAAATAATCCAAAGGACAGAAGCGAAAAACCAAGGATTCCGATTACAATAGACCGTCTATGTCCCATTGCCCATGTGAGTCGTTGTTCATACCAAGTATCCAATTGATCAAGTGCATCGTGCGCCTTAACGCGAATACGATCTTGTAATTTTAATGAAGCTCGATTAATTTCTTTTTCAGGCGGCAGATAGTTCAAACACATCAATGGTGTTATTGTTCTCGAAACAAAAAACGATCCGAATAATGCTACAGCAATAGTAACCGTGAGTGGAATAAAAAGAAGTTTTGCAATACCCGTGAGAAAAACGATTGGGAGGAAAACAATAACTGTTGTCAACGTCGACACGAAAATAGGTGCTGCCACTTCCTTTGCTGCTTCAAGTGTCGCTTCAATCTTTGACTGTCCCGGTTTACGCCTATTGTAATGCCGTGAGATGGCCTCCAACTCTACGATCGAGTCATCCACGAGTCTTCCGACAGCGAGTGCCAATCCTCCAAATGTCATGATATTCAGTGTGATGTTCCCAAAACGAAATAAAATAAACGTAATGAGGATAGACATAGGAATAGCGACAAGAATGATAAGCGTACCGCGAACATTCCGAAGGAATAGTAAAATGATGATCATCGCCAATACACCGCCGAGCGTCGCTTCACGCTGCAAACCTGAAATTGTATTGCGAATGTAGAGCGATTGATCGAAGGAGATAGACAATCGTACCGACTCTGGAATACCGGTCAGCTTTGGCAGGTTGCGCATAACGTTATCAACCACATCAACCGTATTTGCACCTGCAAGTTTCTGTACGCGCAAGGTCAATCCCGGTTTACCATTGATGCGTACGATTTCTGTTTGTTCCTGATAACTATCTTCGACCGCACCAATATCTTTGATGCGGATTGGGATTCCATTGACTGTATTCACAATAACATCTTCCATCGGCTTGACGATGTTAAAACGGCTTTCCGTCTTCAACGAATAATCAAATTGACCTGTTCGGAGATCACCGGAAGGAATAATAAGATTGGAATTTGCAACGGCATCCAGGACAGTCGCAACAGGAAGCTGCATTGCTTCGAGTCTGTTCCGGTCAAGCGTCACATGGATTTCTCGAATTCGGCCTCCTGAAACAGGCGCGGAAGCTACTCCTGACAAATGTTCTATCTGTGGTTCAATGATGTTATATGCCAGATCATAGAGATCTCGTTCATCCATATCGCCAAAGACGACTACATTACATACCGGCTGACTGTTTATATCGAAGCGCAGCACTGAGGGTTGTTGAATTCCCTCCGGAAGCTGGCTGAGAACGCGATTTACCCGCTGCATGACATCGATCATTCCGACATCCACGTTGGCATCCCAATTAAAATTTACTCTGACACGTGAAATACCTTCTCGAGTGCTTGATTGCACATAACTTACATCGTTGACCGAACTGACGCTGCGTTCAATAATGCGCGTTACGGATTGCTCCATGTCAAGTGGACCTGCTCCGGGATAATACGTGACCGAAGTGACAACAGGAATCGAAATGTTCGGCAGCAGATCAATGGGAAGCTGTGTGAACGATACAAATCCTAGAACAACAATCGTGCACGCAAAAAGGAATGTCGAGATTGGATAGCGAAGTGCAAGCCGCGTTAGCCACATAGTATGATCCTACTGGAAAAATCCAAACAAGTAATAATGAATGAAGACATAAGGATGACGTATAAAGGATACCCTCATTGCTCATTATGAATTACGAATCATCGCTGTACTGTAACCTGCCCGCCGTCTTTCACGAATTGCTGACCTACCGTAATAATGGTCTCGTCTCCCGTCAAGCCTGAAAGGATCTCCGTGCGTTCAACTTGCTCAACTCCTGTCTGCACCCTGATGCGTTTTACTTTTTTCTCTTCAAGTGCAAAGATATATTGACCATTTTCATCTTTCAGGAGAGCATTGGTCGGCACCGTAACAGCATTTTGATGTTCTGCAAGCGTTATTTGGACGGTTGCGAACATTCCCGGCTTAATAACATGAGAACGATTTGCAATCTCGATTTGAATGGCCATCGTTCGGGTTGATAAGTCGATTGCCTCGCTGAAGCGCGTCACCTTTCCTGTGAATGCTTTCCCAGGCAAAGCATCGAGTGTCACGAGTGCCGTACGAATCTGATAGACATACGGAACAACTTTCTCAGGTACGTTGACAATAATTTTCACATTATCCAGATTCATTAATATAAACAGTGTCGAGCTATTCGCTGTTACCAATGCACCCGGATCAAGAAAACGTTTGATAATAATTCCATTGAATGGCGCGACGATTCGTGAATAGCTCAACCGGGTCGAAGCAGCCTCAAAGTTTGCCTGAGCAACTTTCATTGCGGCATCCGCATTATCTAAATCTTGTTTCGACGCTAAGCTTTTTTCTATTAATTGTTTTATGCGATCAAATGTAATTCGCGCGTTCTGGTACGTCGCCTTCGTTTGTAGATATTGCTGATACAATTCTGCTGAATCAATCGTTGCCAACAATTGGTTCGCTCGAACGACAAATCCCATGTCGGTATAGATGCGCTCAAGATTACCGCTGACCTTAGAGAATATTCCTGCTTGCCTTACAGGCAGAACATCGCCGTTGAATTGAAGCTGTATCTTTACCAATTCATGCAACGGTTTTTCTACTTTTACTAAAGGCGCTATAGAACGTCGCGTATCCGCTGTCTTTGCATTCGTTGTAATTTTATACGCTATAACCGAGCCAGCGATTAAAATAATAAGAAGTGGAACACTATATTTCCATATTTTCTTCACGAGGTTATTCCTACTAAGACATATTGCTCAAGTGTGGTTATTGATTTTTTAATATAGCCCAAATTGAATCTTGATGACAAAACCCTATTTCTTTGGTGAATCGTGTTCCCGTCTTTTCGCGTCATGTGCATCCTTTTCCTGAAGAATTTCATCAAATATTTTCAGTTGATCGACATTTAAAATTCGACGGATTTCCAATCGTGTTGTATCCCACACTGCATGCATTTGGTTTCTTTGAATCTCCATTTGTTTCTTGCGTGCTTCAAGAATTGAATCCAATTGCGCGATTTGACTCTCATTAAGGTGAAGCCGTTCCGTTAACATTTTTTGGAAATCTGGCGGTGTATGACCTGATTTTATAAAAACGCGATCCTGCATAAACCAACCACATATAACTCCCAAAATAAAACTGAGAAGAATAAACAGAATTGTTTTTGTCTTTGGTTTCATAACTCGCCCTTTTCACTCATTATTTAGTCATCACCGCATATAATAAATCACTCTTCGAGAGATTTTCTTGTTGGAGTAATACCTGTGTCGAGACAGAATTTGATGTAATTTTATTTAATAGTTGATCATTCATTGCCGATCCAGTATTATTGTTGTAACTCGTAAAAAAGAATAGGATAAGGACCAAAGTCGCAAGCAAGATAAATGTATTTCTCGCTGAGGGTTCTATTCCAAGCCATTCTACAGTTTGTTCGTCCCGCTTCTCTACTGAATATGCCACATGTGCTGCAAAGGAATTTGCAAGTTCTACTTCACCGAGTGCGCAGATATTTTCTCGCATAAGTTTCGCCTGTTCAATGAATCGACGGCATTCAGGACATACTTCGAGATGTGAAAGTGCCTCAGCTTTTTCACTCTCGTTGACTTCACCATCCAAATAGGATGATACGAGTAATTGTATCTTTTTGTGGTTCATGTTCGTTCCTCGAAATATTCACTCAAGAGATTTTTGAGCTCAGATCGTGCACGAAAGATGCGTGATTTCACAGCTTCCAAGCTGATATTAAGCGTCTCTGCAATCTCACTATATCCTAAATCTTTATACTCACGCAACACAAGGATATCTCTGTGTTCTGGTTTTAATCGTTGAAGCGCCGATTGAACTACCTGACGCCTTTCCTCAGTTAACAGCGAATCAGAGGGCATTCCATGATCTTTATTCTTTCGGCTTTTTTCCAGCGCATCTTCTGTTAAGAAATCTAACGATAAAACTTTCCTGATCTTGCGTTTCCGAATTTCATCAATGCACAAATTCATCGTAATCCGATAAATCCATGAAAAGAATGATGCATCGAACTTAAACCGCGGCAATGACCGATATACTCGAATAAATACTTCTTGTGCGATATCATCCACGTCATCAGAGCTGCCCATTGTTACATAGATCAGGTTTGCCACCTGACGCTGATAACGGTGGACCAGCGACTCAAATGCTTGATGATCACCTGCCTGAATCGCTTTAATAAGTGCAAAATCGTCGGTCACTGTCGTTTCAGTTTCCGCATAATAAACGCATAATGCATCAATTTGTTTCCGCTTCTATTAATTATTGCAGATTTTTAGGGTACAATGTAACGAAAACGAGAAGATCATTGAGGGAACATGAGTTATCATTCAAGAACAACTTCAACAGCCGCCCAAATTATTCTGCAAAGAATCTTCTTTCCCATCATCAATCCAAGACCTGTTCTATCACACCACCGCAGAGAACATCGTCTCCATCATATATCACTACCGATTGACCTGGAGTGATTGCGCGTTTCGGCTGATCAAACGTCACTTTAATATTTCCATTTTCCTCTAAAGAAACAAGTGCATCCGTTCCACTATCCTTATATCGTACTCTTGCCCGCACACGAAGATTCTTTTCCAGCACAGCTATTCCGCTCCAGTTTACTTGACTAGCGATGAGAGTACGATGATGAAGTTCATCATCCGTTCCAATTTTTATCGTATTTGTGTTACTGTCGATTTCAGTTACATACATTTTCTGGCCATATGCTCCGATATTACGGCGTTGACCAATGGTGTAGAATGGATATCCATTGTGCTTGCCGACAACATTTCCATCTTGCACAATATCGCCGCCGGAAACTTGTCCCTGTAAATTGGGAATGCGTTCCTTCAAAAACCTTTCGTAATTATCGTCGGGAACGAAACAGATTTCATAACTTTCGTGTTTTCGTGCATTGATGAGTTCGTACTGTTCCGCAAGTGCCCGCACTTCCGGTTTTGTCATTTCACCGAGAGGAAACATCGTCTTGCTCAGTGCTTCCTGCGTTACCGCCCACAGTGCATAAGATTGGTCTTTCTCAGCATACATGCCACGCGAAAGAATATGCCTTTTCCGATGCTGGTCGAAACGAACACGGGCATAATGCCCGGTTGCAATATACTGAGCTCCACGTTCCTGCGCCTTTTCCAGGAGCACGCCGAATTTAATCTTCCGATTACAGATGACACATGGATTTGGCGTTCGACCTTTGAGATATTCTTCTACAAAATTGTTGATAACGGCAGTTCCAAATTCTTCGCGCAAGTTGACAACGTAATGTGGAAAGCCCAACTTCTCTGCAACGGCATGAGCATCCATCACAGCGTTGAGATCGCAGCAGCTGCTCTCGTTCGGACCAAAACCGCCAACTTCCATATAATCGTACGTCTTCATCGTAATACCAATGACGCTGTAACCTTCTTTCAGCAGCAGCGCGGCTGCAACCGAGGAATCCACACCACCGCTCATGCCAACTGCTACCGTAATATTTTTATTATCCGTTTTCATTTCACTCTTAAGATATGAAACAATTACCCCGTGTTCAAAAACAACAAATGGGATCTGCAGCCCAATTGTTTAACAATGCGAACGATAGAAAAGGTTTCAGCTATGGATGGAATTGTTTCTAACAAACATGGAATGACTTCATATCGTGAGCAAACCCCTTAACGCGATACACCAAGACTATCGAGATCTTTCAAGACCTGTTCCTTAGTCCCCCAATCACTCCAAAGAATTCCCTCTCCACGCAAGACAAAAAGACTTTCCGGAATTACTTCGAGTACGCATTTTGAAAAACTTCTCGATGGAATATTTTCAAATGCATCTACAATAAAGGATTCTTCTTCATCCGTACCATACACCGATTTTCCTTTTTTAAAGGCATCATAAATAACTTTCAGTTGCTGACGGTACATCTTTACTAATGTTTCGCATTTTGCCGCTAACACCAGCGAATTCCACAAACATCCTTTATCAAAGAGTTTTTGCGCTTCTTCCAAATTCGGCTTCTCGCGGAAATTGAGAACCCTGTAGAAACGATTTCTTTCATGCAAAAGAAAATTTTTATTTGGTTCAATCCATCCATATTCCGGATTTGCGTTGGTTGGTTTGATTCCCAAGAGAACGACGTAATCGGGATGCTCTCCAATGAACGATATTGCCCGTTCGACATAGTAAAGAAAACGTTCTTCCTCACCGATGAAATGATCTGATGGAAAGATTGCCACAACAGCGTCCGGATCACGGAAATAAATATGCGAAAGTGCAAGATACACACTTGCCGCTGACTCCCGGTTTTCTGGGGCTACAAGAACTGCCTTCATCTCGCGTTCTTTGAGCTCTTCCGGTAAGTATTTTCTGTGTTTACGGGCAACAACAATTTGAAGTTGTCTGGGGGGAATTAATTTTTCTACACGATCAAGCGTGTGGCGCAGCATGGATCGTTTGCCGATAATTGCAGAGTATTGTTTTGGACGATCGACACCATACCGCTTACGGATAAATTCCTGCAGACGTTTTCCTTCTCCGCCGGCGAGAACGATTCCCCAAAGATGATCTGTGTCTGCCATGTGTTGCTCTTTTTTCGTGAGCGGCAATCACACACTGTCATTGTGCAGTAGTTGTCTGGACAGTGTTCTTTCTTAAAGAAATTTATGAAAGAAGTACCATTGGCGCAACAACAGATTTTTCGACCAATGCATAATTATACATCTAGTGCCGTTTCCATTAAATAATCTTGTGTTTTAGATAATGCGGTTGCAAATGGAAACGAGCACTACTGCCTTTTTTATTTTTGTTTAATAAAAACACAAGATTTCTTTTTAGAAGTGGCCCTAGATTATTCCACACGCTCCACATGAACAGTATCCGTTGTTCCCATCGCCTTCAATGGTAATCCGGCAGTGAAGACAACAAAGTTACCGCGTTCAACATATCCTTCTTGTTTGAGACATTCAATAATCTTGCGGAATGCTGTATCATTATCTTGGATGAAATCTTTCATGACAATACCGCGCACAGACCATACGAGGTTTAAACTGCGAAGGATTCTTTCGTCGCTGGTTATTGCAACGATCCTCGATTCGGGGCGATACTTGCTTATTTTCACTGCTGTTGCACCTGAATGTGTGATTGGTACGATTGCTGTGGCATTCACCTGGCGAGCCAAGACACAAGCCGCACGCGCGATAGCATCAAATACATTCTGCTGAATTTCCGCTGGAATTTGTTTGATGCTTAAGTGATTGCGCAAGCGAATTTCAGCCCGGCAAATAATGCGATCCATCGTTTGCACAGTCTCAACCGGATATTTTCCGACCGACGTTTCTGCGCTTAACATAACAGCATCTGCGCCATCAAGCACGGCGTTTGCGACATCGCTTGCCTCGGCACGTGTGGGTCGCGGGTTTTCTATCATCGATTCCAGCATTTGCGTTGCGATAATCACGGGGACACCGGCTTCATTGCACTTTCGCACAATCATCTTCTGCAGGATGGGCACATCTTCCGGCATCATCTCAACTCCAAGATCACCACGCGCGACCATAACAACATCGGTTTCCGCCACGATGGAATCAATGACATCGATCGCTTCTTTCATTTCTATTTTTGCAACAATAGGGACCCGTACTTTTGTCTGCTGCTGAATGACGGACCGTAGATGTCGAATATCTTCGGCAGACCGCACAAATGAAAGCGCCACATAATCTACGTCATGTAAAATGCCGAATTGCAAATCCTCTATGTCTTTTTCAGTCAACGACGGTGTACTCAACTTGACACCTGGTAGATTCATTCCCTTATGTTCCTTCAGAATGCCGCCATTGATCACCGTACATTCAACATCCCTTACTGTTTTCGATACAACCCGCAGTGCCATTTTCCCATCATCCAATAAAATAGTATCTCCCGCTTT
Protein-coding regions in this window:
- a CDS encoding sigma-70 family RNA polymerase sigma factor codes for the protein MTDDFALIKAIQAGDHQAFESLVHRYQRQVANLIYVTMGSSDDVDDIAQEVFIRVYRSLPRFKFDASFFSWIYRITMNLCIDEIRKRKIRKVLSLDFLTEDALEKSRKNKDHGMPSDSLLTEERRQVVQSALQRLKPEHRDILVLREYKDLGYSEIAETLNISLEAVKSRIFRARSELKNLLSEYFEERT
- a CDS encoding spore maturation protein, with protein sequence MADLFRSIINLISIFAIPLMIAVFLGWGFVKKVRVYEVFVEGAKDGFHTAIRIIPYLVAMLFAIGIFRASGAMDLLVVIISPVTNLIGMPADTLPMALMRPLSGSGSLGIMTELMKAHGPDSFVGVLASTMYGSSETTFYVLAVYFGAVNIKNSRHAVPVGLLADLAGMVGAVFICRILFGI
- a CDS encoding efflux RND transporter permease subunit, which produces MWLTRLALRYPISTFLFACTIVVLGFVSFTQLPIDLLPNISIPVVTSVTYYPGAGPLDMEQSVTRIIERSVSSVNDVSYVQSSTREGISRVRVNFNWDANVDVGMIDVMQRVNRVLSQLPEGIQQPSVLRFDINSQPVCNVVVFGDMDERDLYDLAYNIIEPQIEHLSGVASAPVSGGRIREIHVTLDRNRLEAMQLPVATVLDAVANSNLIIPSGDLRTGQFDYSLKTESRFNIVKPMEDVIVNTVNGIPIRIKDIGAVEDSYQEQTEIVRINGKPGLTLRVQKLAGANTVDVVDNVMRNLPKLTGIPESVRLSISFDQSLYIRNTISGLQREATLGGVLAMIIILLFLRNVRGTLIILVAIPMSILITFILFRFGNITLNIMTFGGLALAVGRLVDDSIVELEAISRHYNRRKPGQSKIEATLEAAKEVAAPIFVSTLTTVIVFLPIVFLTGIAKLLFIPLTVTIAVALFGSFFVSRTITPLMCLNYLPPEKEINRASLKLQDRIRVKAHDALDQLDTWYEQRLTWAMGHRRSIVIGILGFSLLSFGLFAFIGTEFFPDQDESQFSVSIKLPVGSRVENTDKVARLIEEIIQKNVPEVQAMIVDVGIPTSSKGGGGGGGGGNAGSHAARIQVALVPSDKRDRSVFEITRQLRPQLQRIPGAAVFLDQGGFLRFLMNFGSSAPIDVEIRGYDLEKGTALAKDILGIVRSTPGAVDVQISRDDNLPELRVQIDRDKAGVLGINVANISNTINTCMNGTVASVFTDPTTGNQYDILVRLDQDYRSRIDDLKKLVITTNSGKQVLLGNIATIVKANSPVQIDRKYQQRLVEVTANVAGRDLGSVASDIQNKVDQLTIPLGFEVKQTGNVEQQQKTNRELLLAFALAILLVYVVMASQFQSFIDPFIIMFTIPLGIAGVFWTLFLTSTTLSVTSAQGIIVMVGIVVSNGILLVDYINKLRASGVELHEAVVRGGRTRLKPILMTSLATVLGLIPMAIGMGGESTQAPLAIAVIGGLTFSTTLTLFFIPILYTIFEERFKRKIQSDEDAPIEIESIPMQTEIKVEKSTTMKKPAVRKGKKTSDSSSSKK
- a CDS encoding zf-HC2 domain-containing protein; translated protein: MNHKKIQLLVSSYLDGEVNESEKAEALSHLEVCPECRRFIEQAKLMRENICALGEVELANSFAAHVAYSVEKRDEQTVEWLGIEPSARNTFILLATLVLILFFFTSYNNNTGSAMNDQLLNKITSNSVSTQVLLQQENLSKSDLLYAVMTK
- a CDS encoding efflux RND transporter periplasmic adaptor subunit: MKKIWKYSVPLLIILIAGSVIAYKITTNAKTADTRRSIAPLVKVEKPLHELVKIQLQFNGDVLPVRQAGIFSKVSGNLERIYTDMGFVVRANQLLATIDSAELYQQYLQTKATYQNARITFDRIKQLIEKSLASKQDLDNADAAMKVAQANFEAASTRLSYSRIVAPFNGIIIKRFLDPGALVTANSSTLFILMNLDNVKIIVNVPEKVVPYVYQIRTALVTLDALPGKAFTGKVTRFSEAIDLSTRTMAIQIEIANRSHVIKPGMFATVQITLAEHQNAVTVPTNALLKDENGQYIFALEEKKVKRIRVQTGVEQVERTEILSGLTGDETIITVGQQFVKDGGQVTVQR